Proteins encoded together in one Desulfonatronum thiosulfatophilum window:
- a CDS encoding TrmH family RNA methyltransferase: MRKSITEERIQRIREVLAKRQKDLTLILNNIHDPHNVSAILRSCDAFGVHGVQLYYTRESFPLVGKRASASARKWVDRVRHNDAAAMIKGLREQGYQIIGTSLTSEARPLPEWDFTGPTAIVLGNEHRGQDPALDALIPDNLFIPMQGMIQSLNVSVAAAVILYEAWRQRQLRGCYDRPSFDPEEMEKHVCSWMER, encoded by the coding sequence ATGAGAAAATCCATCACGGAAGAACGTATCCAGCGTATCAGGGAGGTTCTGGCAAAACGGCAGAAAGATCTGACCTTGATCCTGAACAATATCCACGATCCGCACAACGTCTCGGCCATCCTCCGTAGTTGCGACGCCTTCGGGGTGCATGGGGTGCAGCTGTATTACACGCGTGAATCGTTTCCCCTCGTCGGCAAGCGGGCTTCGGCCTCGGCCAGGAAATGGGTGGACCGAGTCCGGCACAATGATGCCGCGGCCATGATTAAAGGTTTGCGTGAACAGGGGTATCAGATCATCGGTACCAGTCTGACCAGCGAGGCCAGGCCGTTGCCGGAATGGGACTTCACCGGGCCCACGGCCATCGTGCTGGGCAATGAGCACCGCGGCCAGGACCCGGCCCTGGATGCGCTGATCCCGGACAACTTGTTCATTCCCATGCAGGGCATGATCCAAAGCCTGAACGTGTCCGTAGCCGCGGCGGTGATCCTTTACGAGGCCTGGCGGCAGCGCCAGCTGCGGGGATGTTACGACCGACCAAGCTTCGATCCCGAAGAAATGGAGAAACATGTCTGCTCATGGATGGAGCGATGA
- a CDS encoding DUF3322 domain-containing protein, which yields MTKLTNWTTPLDLRNQVRRLWDRGVLPAALVSRETGEGLFPLKLSLKAPGSRDLAERYDEVRNWIALLDQEARHYRVLRREINHRILGVNTIPAQVWVDTLEQALALIQKGRDARLLSELAALTLERRPELLPWLARRPLRALELTGQWHLLLDIVSWLREHPRPDIYLRQVDIPGVHTKFIETHRGVLAELLDMSLPAEAVDSSACGVNGFVQRYGFRTKTLSVRFRVLDPNVALLPSVPPRKGDQDLTLAHEDFACLDPPLQRIFITENEINFLAFPPIPRSMVVFGSGYGLDRLAEAVWLHQREVHYWGDIDTHGFAILDQLRCCFPHVVSLLMDNETLLAHKEFWSIEPRQETRVLPRLTASERMLYDDLRWNRVGEQVRLEQELIGFDWIRKAIATLGV from the coding sequence ATGACCAAACTCACGAACTGGACCACTCCGCTGGATTTGCGCAATCAGGTGCGCAGGCTCTGGGATCGGGGAGTGCTGCCGGCGGCCTTGGTGAGCAGAGAGACTGGGGAAGGGCTCTTTCCCCTGAAGCTCTCCCTGAAAGCTCCCGGAAGCCGCGACCTGGCCGAGCGGTACGATGAGGTTCGGAACTGGATTGCACTGCTGGACCAGGAGGCCCGGCACTACCGGGTGCTGCGCCGGGAGATCAACCATCGCATCCTGGGCGTCAATACGATTCCCGCCCAGGTCTGGGTGGACACCCTGGAACAGGCTTTGGCCCTGATCCAGAAGGGCAGGGATGCCAGGCTGTTGAGCGAGCTGGCCGCATTGACCCTGGAACGCCGACCGGAATTGCTGCCCTGGCTGGCCAGACGCCCTCTGCGCGCCCTGGAGCTGACCGGGCAGTGGCACCTGTTGCTGGATATCGTCTCCTGGCTGCGTGAACACCCACGCCCCGACATCTATCTGCGGCAGGTGGACATTCCCGGTGTTCACACCAAGTTCATCGAGACCCATCGCGGAGTGCTGGCGGAACTGCTGGACATGTCCCTGCCCGCGGAGGCCGTGGATTCTTCGGCCTGCGGCGTGAACGGATTTGTCCAGCGCTACGGCTTCCGCACCAAGACGCTGAGCGTCCGCTTTCGCGTTCTGGATCCCAACGTGGCTCTTCTGCCTTCTGTTCCGCCCCGGAAAGGCGACCAGGATCTGACCCTGGCGCATGAGGACTTTGCCTGCCTTGATCCGCCCCTACAACGGATCTTCATCACGGAGAACGAGATCAATTTCCTGGCTTTTCCCCCTATACCGCGGAGCATGGTCGTCTTCGGCTCGGGATACGGTCTCGACAGGCTGGCCGAGGCCGTCTGGCTGCATCAGCGCGAAGTGCACTACTGGGGCGACATCGACACCCACGGATTCGCGATTCTGGATCAACTGCGATGCTGTTTTCCGCACGTCGTCTCCCTGCTCATGGACAACGAGACGCTGCTGGCGCACAAGGAGTTCTGGAGCATCGAACCCCGTCAGGAAACCCGAGTCCTGCCGCGCCTGACCGCCAGTGAACGGATGCTCTACGACGATCTGCGCTGGAACCGAGTGGGGGAACAGGTCCGCCTGGAGCAGGAGCTGATTGGATTTGACTGGATACGGAAAGCCATTGCTACGTTGGGAGTTTGA
- a CDS encoding glycosyltransferase family 9 protein gives MSTDSTILLIHRGGLGDFLMAWPAMWNICVRFSNSRIYWIGPQSRLHWLRPLGVQPSPRDLQQVFDSLFGREDWPEEFGETRIFWFVLDAHPPVPDHPNLHILPGIPPETEEQKIDIPLIPPRESYLQHLDRLGIHGDGSWQAAWRDLFGRRSGQAIPGNGVLLFPGAGHVIKQWSVVQFFELADWLEKQGRVVRFVLGPAETDRGMDIRDFPVICPNTLEELQNLLQHAEFVVGNDSGPMHLAGMLGVPGVVLFGPASEKQWGPPGLRPVGLDLSCRPCTLAGRITCGNPACMQGITQDMVRREIERLWKF, from the coding sequence ATGTCGACCGACTCCACAATTTTATTAATCCATCGCGGTGGCCTGGGTGATTTCCTGATGGCCTGGCCGGCGATGTGGAACATCTGCGTCCGATTCTCGAACAGCAGAATCTACTGGATCGGACCGCAGAGCCGTCTGCACTGGCTACGCCCGCTGGGCGTGCAGCCGAGCCCCAGGGATCTGCAACAGGTTTTCGATTCGCTCTTCGGACGTGAGGATTGGCCCGAGGAGTTTGGGGAGACCCGGATATTCTGGTTCGTACTGGACGCGCACCCGCCGGTTCCCGACCATCCGAATTTACACATATTGCCCGGCATACCGCCGGAGACGGAGGAACAGAAAATCGACATCCCTCTGATTCCTCCCCGCGAATCCTATCTCCAGCACCTTGATCGCCTCGGCATCCATGGTGATGGGTCATGGCAGGCAGCCTGGCGCGACCTGTTCGGCAGGCGTTCCGGACAAGCGATTCCAGGTAACGGCGTTCTTCTGTTTCCCGGGGCCGGTCATGTGATCAAGCAATGGTCCGTGGTACAATTTTTTGAACTAGCAGATTGGCTGGAGAAGCAGGGTAGGGTGGTGCGTTTTGTTCTCGGCCCGGCTGAGACGGATCGAGGGATGGATATCCGGGATTTTCCCGTAATCTGCCCCAATACGCTGGAAGAGTTGCAGAATCTGCTACAGCATGCCGAGTTCGTGGTGGGCAATGATAGCGGCCCCATGCATCTGGCCGGGATGCTGGGCGTACCGGGGGTGGTCCTGTTCGGTCCGGCATCGGAAAAGCAGTGGGGGCCGCCGGGTTTGCGGCCAGTCGGACTGGATCTCTCCTGTCGTCCTTGCACCCTGGCCGGTCGCATCACCTGCGGAAATCCCGCATGCATGCAGGGAATTACTCAGGATATGGTGCGCAGGGAGATTGAAAGGCTGTGGAAATTCTGA
- a CDS encoding transposase yields MRPGRPKKSDSPYQRRIARERFRRRAGIEPIIGHLKQDHRLSRNYLKGVLGDAINLFMAAAAFNFRKWIRKFEHFFALFTLWLFFGTTTRQPSMMIL; encoded by the coding sequence CTGCGGCCAGGGCGTCCGAAGAAAAGCGATAGCCCCTATCAACGGCGGATCGCCCGTGAGCGTTTTCGCCGTAGAGCAGGAATAGAGCCGATAATTGGTCACCTGAAACAGGATCATCGCTTGTCCCGAAACTACCTGAAAGGGGTTCTCGGCGACGCGATCAACCTGTTCATGGCTGCCGCGGCATTCAATTTCAGGAAGTGGATTCGGAAGTTCGAACACTTTTTTGCCCTTTTTACGCTTTGGCTGTTTTTCGGCACCACAACCCGTCAGCCTTCTATGATGATCCTGTAA
- a CDS encoding L-threonylcarbamoyladenylate synthase has product MSNAILQAADSIARGGVVIYPTETLYALGTSITSLQAVERISDLKQRDRNKPLPVIIGALDQLDMITEWKDAELSRLIRNFWPGPLSILVPARHGLSRLIQDAHGFVAVRWTSHSTAQALALHCRAPLVATSANPGGEPAAGRPQDLDPALVEKVDMVVDLPPYPAGGLPSTVVQILADGRLKIFREGAVTSKQLQEAGWQIS; this is encoded by the coding sequence ATGAGTAACGCTATTTTGCAGGCTGCCGATTCCATTGCTCGAGGCGGGGTTGTTATCTATCCCACGGAAACCCTCTATGCCTTGGGAACGAGCATCACCTCTCTTCAGGCTGTGGAGCGGATCAGCGACCTCAAGCAGCGCGACCGGAACAAGCCTCTGCCGGTGATCATCGGCGCCCTGGACCAGTTGGATATGATCACGGAATGGAAGGATGCGGAGCTTTCTCGTCTAATACGAAATTTTTGGCCCGGGCCCCTGAGCATCCTTGTTCCGGCCCGGCACGGACTATCCAGGCTGATCCAGGATGCACATGGCTTTGTCGCGGTTCGCTGGACCTCCCACTCCACGGCGCAGGCCCTGGCCCTCCACTGTCGAGCCCCCCTGGTCGCCACCAGCGCCAATCCCGGCGGCGAGCCGGCAGCTGGACGGCCTCAGGACCTGGACCCGGCCCTGGTCGAGAAAGTAGACATGGTCGTCGACCTGCCGCCCTATCCCGCTGGCGGCCTGCCATCCACCGTGGTTCAGATCCTGGCAGACGGTCGATTGAAGATCTTTCGTGAAGGAGCCGTGACTTCAAAACAACTCCAGGAGGCCGGCTGGCAGATCAGTTAA
- a CDS encoding DEAD/DEAH box helicase yields MNFSDNQRKLETLLANLQHLSSDDQRILQVLTVAWKHLTITELQKILLHLDWRDSRGTPLHQAVTKAWQERMERLHLLSVKNARFQCNEMIREEPARTLALEKKYAEVHRVVLKLLPLPEFSWNNPMDFSKGYHRMRTDLYLGKYSDVMRGISGVSSTWDLLPSHEVAQLARLCLYPLNRSWVEQLPDVLKFQVLGTSLMKGMEDLIPRNTHFELAEKWFPKMAQNHSGPKYVMAQQYLIRGNLQSARELLGVDQNSTDLSLLGWWHFVRGEYDQAMEAFDACIIIMKRETRKRNVRIPGMAGIFHNLCLLRRGEPEDLRLIPKQAGFMAKGEIPDPYAEVFAAFADAALILLGEKKPSSCKDLAGTYNLQHFPYPALFRPLIRSWLGQDPIDKQLKALSDNYHIALSGGYLWYAEEAEMLLRKMGKIRNKKSVKESAKESNRERTDVPQKNEHWASITELLKPKASWELALDALKNIGATVSPSARGSGGETRMTWRLRCLGEVCVLEPREQKRKKNGQWTTGKNVSPYRLHDSPEDFSSLTDHDRRISQASFGRMSGSYSRYGGGYSIQDLDQALLAAVGHPLIFWEDDPERPVELVKSEPALQVLEEKEKLRLRIDPTPVAGRNLVRREETRHRLRLVHFDERHLKIADILGLKGLTVPVTAKERVLASIAEIAPLLAVHSNIGGSPVQAEEVAADSRPVIRLRPINGGLGMELFLRPIAGGNLLIRPGEGGKTLFAEVDGRQYCAVRDIQAEQLAVKKVLESCPVLDPDANWSWLIEDSEEALETLLQLQELGESVVLEWPEGQRIKVVPEADSSKMRISVRQRKDWFSLEGELQLEDGRVLEMAQLLALLEQSPGRFIRLEEGDFLSLTRDLRKRLDAVRGYSDAGRFNPLAAPAMEDVLQGMRVDATKPWKDLLRRLRESRDLTPEVPTTLRAELRDYQVEGFQWLARLAHWGAGACLADDMGLGKTIQALALILTRAKLGPTLVLAPTSVCINWMDESARFAPSLRPLRFGPGAREQMLTEAGPFDLIVCSYGLLQTQSEQLAKVEWSTLVADEAQAIKNVFTKRSRAAMALPAGFRMITTGTPIENHLGELWNLFNFINPGLLNSMERFNRKFAVPIEQNKDNEARRRLKNLIRPFILRRLKSEVLAELPSRTEVVLPVELSPEESAIYEAIRRNALEKMSEPMDQPGQQRIRMLAEIMRLRRACCHPELVMPGNGATSSKLQAFGEILDELLENRHQALVFSQFTGHLKLVRDYLDKRKVHYQYLDGSTPIKQRQAAVNAFQAGEGDLFLISLKAGGFGLNLTAADYVIHMDPWWNPAVEDQASDRAHRIGQQRPVTIYRLVTKGTIEEKILDLHRHKRDLATSLLEGTDSGAKLSLEEMLELLKE; encoded by the coding sequence ATGAACTTCAGCGACAACCAACGTAAACTGGAAACCCTCCTTGCCAATCTCCAACATCTGTCTTCGGATGACCAACGTATTCTGCAAGTCCTGACCGTGGCCTGGAAACACCTGACCATCACGGAACTGCAGAAAATACTGTTGCATCTTGACTGGCGGGACAGCCGGGGAACACCACTGCATCAGGCCGTCACCAAGGCATGGCAGGAAAGAATGGAACGTTTGCATCTGCTTTCCGTCAAAAATGCGCGTTTCCAATGTAACGAGATGATTCGAGAAGAGCCGGCTCGGACCTTGGCCCTGGAAAAAAAGTATGCGGAGGTGCACAGGGTCGTACTCAAGCTTCTTCCATTGCCTGAATTTTCCTGGAACAATCCCATGGATTTTTCGAAAGGCTACCATCGCATGCGCACGGATCTGTATCTGGGGAAATATTCGGATGTAATGCGCGGCATCAGTGGTGTTTCCTCGACGTGGGATCTGCTGCCTTCGCACGAGGTTGCTCAGCTAGCAAGGCTGTGTCTTTATCCTCTGAACCGCTCCTGGGTGGAACAGTTGCCGGACGTGCTCAAGTTTCAGGTCCTGGGAACGTCCCTGATGAAGGGCATGGAGGATCTGATCCCTCGAAACACGCATTTTGAACTGGCCGAAAAATGGTTTCCGAAGATGGCCCAAAACCATTCCGGACCGAAATATGTAATGGCCCAGCAATATCTCATCCGGGGCAACCTCCAAAGTGCCCGGGAGTTGCTGGGTGTGGACCAGAATTCCACTGACTTGAGTCTGTTGGGGTGGTGGCACTTTGTGCGGGGAGAATACGACCAGGCCATGGAGGCCTTCGATGCCTGCATAATCATCATGAAACGTGAAACCCGCAAACGCAACGTGCGAATTCCGGGCATGGCCGGAATTTTTCATAATCTCTGCCTGTTGCGTCGGGGCGAGCCGGAGGATTTGCGACTCATCCCCAAACAAGCCGGATTCATGGCCAAGGGTGAGATACCTGATCCGTATGCAGAAGTATTTGCGGCCTTTGCAGATGCCGCCTTGATTTTACTGGGTGAAAAAAAGCCATCCTCCTGCAAGGATTTGGCAGGTACGTACAACCTGCAACATTTTCCGTATCCGGCCTTGTTCCGGCCTTTGATCAGGTCCTGGTTGGGACAGGATCCCATCGACAAACAACTAAAAGCCTTGTCCGATAATTATCACATCGCGCTGAGCGGAGGGTATCTCTGGTATGCCGAGGAGGCGGAGATGCTGCTCAGGAAAATGGGCAAAATCAGAAACAAGAAGAGCGTCAAAGAGAGCGCCAAAGAGAGCAACAGGGAGCGAACCGACGTTCCCCAAAAAAATGAACATTGGGCGTCGATTACGGAACTCCTGAAACCCAAAGCCTCCTGGGAACTGGCTCTGGATGCCCTGAAAAACATTGGAGCAACCGTCAGTCCCAGTGCTCGGGGAAGTGGCGGCGAGACGCGCATGACCTGGCGGCTGCGCTGCCTCGGCGAGGTGTGTGTTCTGGAACCCCGGGAGCAGAAGCGAAAAAAGAACGGCCAGTGGACCACCGGGAAGAATGTTTCTCCCTACCGGCTTCATGATTCACCAGAGGATTTTTCCTCTTTGACGGACCATGATCGGCGCATTTCACAGGCTTCGTTCGGAAGGATGTCCGGAAGCTATAGCCGGTACGGTGGTGGGTATTCCATTCAGGATTTGGATCAGGCCTTGTTGGCAGCGGTAGGGCATCCCCTGATCTTCTGGGAGGATGATCCGGAGCGCCCGGTGGAGCTGGTCAAATCCGAACCGGCGCTCCAGGTTCTGGAAGAGAAGGAAAAACTGCGGCTGCGCATCGATCCCACGCCTGTTGCGGGTCGCAATTTGGTGCGCCGGGAAGAGACGCGCCATCGTCTGCGCCTGGTGCATTTTGACGAGCGACATCTCAAGATCGCGGATATTCTTGGGCTCAAGGGATTGACCGTTCCGGTTACGGCCAAGGAGCGGGTTCTGGCCAGCATTGCCGAGATTGCTCCGCTATTGGCCGTCCACTCCAATATCGGCGGCAGCCCGGTTCAGGCCGAGGAAGTGGCCGCGGATTCGCGTCCGGTGATCCGCTTGCGTCCAATAAATGGAGGACTGGGCATGGAGCTGTTTCTGCGGCCCATTGCCGGCGGCAACCTGCTGATTCGACCCGGAGAGGGCGGCAAGACCCTCTTTGCGGAAGTGGACGGACGACAATACTGTGCTGTTCGAGATATTCAGGCCGAACAGCTCGCGGTGAAAAAGGTCCTGGAAAGCTGCCCGGTTCTGGATCCGGATGCCAACTGGTCCTGGTTGATCGAGGATTCGGAAGAGGCTTTGGAGACCTTGCTGCAATTGCAGGAACTGGGAGAGTCCGTCGTCCTGGAATGGCCGGAGGGGCAACGGATCAAGGTGGTCCCGGAAGCCGACTCGAGCAAGATGCGGATCAGCGTTCGTCAGCGCAAGGACTGGTTCAGTCTGGAAGGAGAACTGCAGCTGGAGGACGGCCGGGTCCTGGAGATGGCGCAGTTGCTCGCCCTGCTGGAACAGAGTCCGGGACGGTTCATTCGCCTGGAGGAGGGAGACTTTCTGAGCCTGACCCGCGATCTTCGCAAACGTCTGGACGCCGTCCGCGGATACAGCGATGCCGGCCGCTTCAACCCTTTGGCCGCTCCGGCCATGGAAGACGTGTTGCAGGGCATGCGGGTCGATGCGACCAAGCCATGGAAAGATCTTTTGCGGCGCCTGCGGGAGTCCCGCGATTTGACTCCGGAGGTTCCCACGACCTTGCGCGCTGAACTGCGGGATTACCAAGTCGAGGGGTTTCAGTGGCTGGCCAGGCTGGCGCACTGGGGAGCCGGAGCCTGTCTGGCCGACGACATGGGACTGGGCAAGACCATTCAGGCCCTGGCCCTGATTCTGACCCGTGCCAAACTCGGGCCGACCCTGGTCCTGGCGCCCACGTCGGTGTGCATCAACTGGATGGACGAATCCGCACGATTTGCACCCAGCCTGCGTCCGCTGCGCTTCGGGCCCGGAGCACGGGAACAGATGCTGACCGAGGCCGGGCCCTTTGATCTCATCGTGTGCAGCTATGGCCTGCTCCAGACCCAGTCCGAGCAATTGGCCAAGGTGGAGTGGAGCACCCTTGTCGCGGACGAGGCCCAGGCCATCAAGAATGTTTTCACGAAACGCTCCCGGGCGGCCATGGCCCTGCCGGCAGGGTTCAGAATGATCACCACGGGCACGCCCATCGAAAATCACCTGGGCGAACTCTGGAATCTGTTCAATTTCATCAATCCCGGCCTGCTGAATTCCATGGAGCGGTTCAATCGCAAATTCGCCGTGCCCATCGAACAGAACAAGGACAACGAGGCTAGGCGGCGGCTGAAAAACCTGATTCGACCGTTCATTCTGCGGCGTTTGAAAAGCGAGGTCCTGGCCGAACTGCCGTCACGGACCGAGGTGGTGCTGCCCGTGGAACTCAGCCCGGAGGAGTCGGCCATCTACGAGGCCATTCGGCGCAATGCCCTGGAAAAAATGTCCGAACCCATGGATCAGCCCGGCCAACAGCGGATCAGAATGCTGGCTGAGATCATGCGCCTGCGCCGGGCCTGTTGCCATCCAGAACTGGTCATGCCCGGCAACGGGGCGACCAGTTCCAAGTTGCAGGCCTTTGGCGAAATCCTGGATGAACTCCTGGAAAACCGCCATCAGGCCCTTGTTTTCAGTCAATTCACGGGTCATCTCAAACTGGTCCGCGACTATCTGGATAAACGCAAGGTCCACTACCAGTACCTGGACGGTTCCACGCCCATCAAACAGCGCCAGGCCGCGGTGAACGCGTTTCAGGCCGGGGAAGGGGACCTTTTCCTGATCAGCTTGAAAGCCGGTGGTTTCGGACTGAACCTCACGGCGGCGGATTACGTGATCCACATGGATCCCTGGTGGAATCCGGCGGTGGAGGATCAGGCCTCGGACCGCGCCCACCGCATCGGCCAGCAACGACCGGTAACGATCTACCGCCTGGTGACCAAGGGCACCATCGAGGAAAAAATCCTCGACCTCCACCGCCACAAACGCGACCTGGCCACCAGCCTCCTGGAAGGCACGGACAGCGGGGCCAAATTGTCCCTGGAGGAAATGCTGGAGCTGCTCAAGGAATGA